In Clostridium ljungdahlii DSM 13528, the genomic window ACGAACAAGGTGGGGATATAATGATAAATTATAAAATTAGTACTGCAGGACAAGCATTAAAAAATACCAAGCTAAAAGTAAATATAAAAGTTAATGAATAAGTTTTTTGGGCAGTCTTGATTAAAGTATTCACATATGGCAATTAATTAAATATATAGTAATGAAAAGAGAGGGTTGATTGATTGCAATGAAATATTTTAGAAATAAAGAAGAAGTATATACTAAAATAATTAAAATGCTATGTGAATACAAGGGATTTAGTAGGAAAGATATGTTTAAAATATTAAAAAATGAATCTTGCAGATACTTATTTTTTTTGCTTATTAAAAAATATGAATGCTGTGATATGGAATTATTGAAAAAAGATTTTCCCTCTGTGAACAGTAAAAATGTAAAAAGGAATATAAAAAGAGCAGAAGAAAAATTATTGCTTGATAAAAAAATAAGAGAAATGTATTTTGAAGCAGAAGATATAATAAACAAAGTAAAATAAATATTTATAGAAAAGAATAAAAAAATATGGAATATAAATAGAAAGTGTGATATCATAGTAAATATGTTTTGAACAAAAATACACCATTTTACTATTTATGAAGGTAATTGTTATTATAAAACTAATTAATTAGTTTGTCAATAATTAATTAGTTTTATAATGTTATTTATATTTTTAAATAGTTAAATTAAAGATTGTAATACTAAAACTTTATAGGATAAAAAACAGGGGGTGAAACTGCTTTTAAAAGCAGAAATTTTATGAATACAAAATATATATTTGTAACCGGAGGAGTAGTATCTTCACTAGGAAAAGGAATAACCGCAGCTTCATTAGGAAGACTTCTAAAGAATAGAGGATTAAAGGTTTCAATTCAAAAATTTGACCCATATATAAATGTAGATCCAGGTACTATGAGCCCATATCAGCATGGTGAGGTTTTTGTTACAGATGATGGAGCAGAGACGGATTTGGATTTAGGGCATTATGAAAGATTTATAGATGAAAATTTAAGTAAAAATAATAATGTTACTACAGGAAAAATATATTGGTCAGTAATATCAAAAGAAAGAAAAGGGGAATATCTAGGAAGTACAGTTCAGGTAATTCCACACATAACAAATGAAATAAAATCAAGGGTATATAGGGTTGCCAAAGAACAAGATATTGATGTAGTTATAACTGAAATAGGTGGTACTGTAGGAGATATAGAATCCCAGCCTTTTTTAGAAGCCATAAGACAGATAAAATATGATGTTGGAATAGAAAATGTATGTTTTATACATGTTACTCTAGTACCTTATTTGCAAAAGTCAGGAGAATTGAAAACAAAACCTACTCAACATTCAGTTAAGGAACTTAGGGGTATAGGAATACAACCAGATATAATAGTATGTCGTTCAGAGGCGTCTATATCTAATGACTTAAAGGAAAAGATAGCTTTATTTTGCAATGTAGAAAGAGATTCTGTTATTCAAAACTTAGATGCTGAAAATTTATATGAAGTTCCATTGATGCTTCATAAAGAAGGACTAGATGAATTGGTATGTAAGAAATTGAAATTAGAATGCAGTGAAATAGATAATTCGGAATGGATTAAAATGGTAGATAATATCAAAAAATTATCTAAAGATGTAAATATAGCTTTAGTTGGAAAATATGTAGAGCTTCATGATGCATATATATCTGTAGTTGAGGCATTAAATCATGGAGGATATGCT contains:
- a CDS encoding CTP synthase; amino-acid sequence: MNTKYIFVTGGVVSSLGKGITAASLGRLLKNRGLKVSIQKFDPYINVDPGTMSPYQHGEVFVTDDGAETDLDLGHYERFIDENLSKNNNVTTGKIYWSVISKERKGEYLGSTVQVIPHITNEIKSRVYRVAKEQDIDVVITEIGGTVGDIESQPFLEAIRQIKYDVGIENVCFIHVTLVPYLQKSGELKTKPTQHSVKELRGIGIQPDIIVCRSEASISNDLKEKIALFCNVERDSVIQNLDAENLYEVPLMLHKEGLDELVCKKLKLECSEIDNSEWIKMVDNIKKLSKDVNIALVGKYVELHDAYISVVEALNHGGYANDTNVNIKWINSEDVTSKNVGEHLKDIDGVLIPGGFGDRGIEGKILAAGWARKNKIPFFGICLGMQCAVIEFARNVLGYDGAHSSEIDPDTKYPVIDLMPDQKDIDEKGGTMRLGIYPCKLLKDSNCFKAYEEEVIYERHRHRYEFNNYYRKNLSQAGLVLSGTSPDSRLVEIVEIKDHPWFVGVQFHPELKSRPNRPHPLFRDFIKASLNNKN